The nucleotide sequence CAGAAGGTAACACATAACCCACTCCTCAATTTTAAAAGCAAAGGTACCTTTATAGGTATTGCTTTAATAGTAACAAGTACCATTCTTTCAAGTGGGAAACAGGTCCATTGGCAGTTATTAGTAATAAATAGGACATGAAGACCAACAACAAAGTAACAAACGAAGGAGcatattattcatttttattttcttacaaaaATTTTCAGGAAATTTTTACGAGATTCCGATCGACCACACTTGGCTACGAGGGCCTATCAGACTTGCCAGAAGTTGCTGGCAGAGGAAACTGGAAAGGTATCATCATTGACCGAGACAGAGTCATTCAATCTACTGATGAAAATATGGCAGACGCTGTCAGTGGGTCAGCAATTACACCATGCTGGTGACAGCAAAGTGGCCAGCAAATTGCTGACTGCTGTATACAAGAGTTACAAAGGAAAAGAGGTGAGGATTTAAGGTCCTTGATTATCAGAATTTCATGTCCATTTGTAATTGAATTATCTAACAGTCATTGATTTTGAGATTTTAGAATAAGTTTTAAAGCAGACATCAACCCCAAACCCTCAGTACTTTCAGGTACGCAGTCCGACTTATCTGTTTGTAAGATCTGCGGCATATTGTTATCAACTGGATAGGCTTTAATTGCCAGGTAATTGTACCCAGCGGGGTAGGAGCCCGGGGGGAGGGCACTGGGGGCAGGgcccccactttttttccaaaatatcaaatatactggcaaataaaatgtacccctttgatgaagaactgtcttttggatatcttcaGCCTTTGttaagtttattattattcacgtgcaccataatagtattgatagcatactaacacgtcatatatgtttaagggatatggccggtgtgtatccaTATAttgcataacgagtggtggttgtggaatgagagagtgcccctctgatgttgtgcctccccccactttttggaagcttccttcCCCCTGACTGTACCTTCAAGTGTCAAAATATGAACTGTTCCTTTTTGTATTGGCCAGAGATGCAGAAGCTTTAAACTGCTTGTGTTGGTCGAAACGAATTAGTATTATCCAGTTTTTCCCTAAGGATGGTGCCATCATGTAATGTTCAGAGTGTGTTTTTTAAGTATGTTCATGTTTGAGTTTGCACAAATGGCATTTTGTTCCTCAACACAGATTGAAGATGAACCTTCAGTATATGATCAAGCGTCGAGATTCTGTCAGCACGTTGTAAATACATCCAAGTTACCTCAGGTAGGTGTACTTGCTTTGGAACTTTTTGTTTGTAGAAAGCAATAAAATGAGAGCAAGAATCTAGCTCAATGTGTGAATCTCAATAACTTTCCTCATATCAGATTATTCTCATTGCAACTCACCCTTTGGTGATTTGTCCAAATAAAAAGAAGCAGCGATAGAGATTTGCCTTGCACACCAGCAGTGCCCAGTCAGGTGAAATTGTGGAGCACAAGAAAATAATGTCATACACAGCCATATCACTGTTGCTACCCCATCATATTAATATTGACACAGTGCCAAGGCTAAAGTTTGATCAAATTTGTGAAATGTTGAAGCTATCATAAAGACCAGATAATCTGGTAGTGCaggttttttttcccatttttattCGAGTTCTTTATTCCTTACCCAATAATTTTCTGCAACCTTTCATGTTTCAGACACCAACACAAGGTGATTATCACAGGTTTGTAAGGCCAGGTCATCTTGGAAGTCCAGTCAAGGCACCCTCTTCCCCTGGGCCAGGCAAGTCTTTCGAGAAAATCAATCAACCTCCTACAAGTGATAAAGGACCTCCGCAGAGATCCCTTACAACTGCTAGTCAAGGACCTGCCTCGCAAGTCAAAAAGTCTCCAGAGGTTCCTCTAGGTAGTAGCTTTCTGATGAGTAGCATTCTTGCACCAGATTCTGAGAGAAAAAAATCCAACCAGGGAATGAGAACCGTCCCTTATTTGGATGAGAAGGGAGTAATGGCAACAAAAGATGATAGTTATCCACACCCACAGCAAGATGACCAATCGAAACCAAAGAGTGCAGGCCATGCCATCGCAAGAGAAGTCACTCCAGCTGCAACTGCGACGTTTGCAGCATCAGGTGGGGCAATCATGTCATCACAGACTGAAAAGTCACTCGGTGACGACAAAACCAGAGGAGATTCTCAGCCTGATAGACTGGAAAAGGAAGGAGACTTCAGTGGTGAATCTTCGTCAATTCTAGGTGATGCATCTCAGGAGGGTGTTGGTGATGCTCAACCACCATCAAAGACAGAAGTAAGCATTGGCCAAGTGAAATCAGTAAGCAATCCCGACAGGCCAATTGGGGAAAGCGATCCTGAAGAACCAAGGATTGGGATATTCGAGAGTCTGGCTTTACCAAAGAGAGACTTTCTTGAACCAACTAAGAGATTAGTTCCTTCTCTAGAAGGAAAGGATGAAGATGGAAAAGGTCCCAAGGCTAAGCCTGCTGGGGCTAGTTATCCACAAAGCGGCCAAGAAGAATCCAAGTTTAAATTGAAGGATGAGAGCAAGGTGGCTGTGGCTGTGGCTgaacaaaaggaaaagaaacagtCATCTGGAGGCATTGTCAAGCATAGACCAGCCAAGATTCCTCACCATGTAGAAAATAAGAGTCAGCCCAGTGAAGCCAAACAGGGCCTCCCAGACCAGTCCCAAGTCGTTAAAGGAACTACTGGAGAGGGTGGACATCTAGGGAAGGCTTCCATCACAGACTCTGGCCTGGGACTGGGCCAGTATCAGGATTCATCGTTAGGGTTTGGGCAAGATTCAACCTCTAAATTTGTCCCTGATCTAGGACAGCATCTGAGTTCTCTTTTGCAAAGGGTCAGGGCAGGTGTGAATGTGAGCAATAAGACTAAGTGGAGAAGATTATCCAGTAGTTCAGCACCCGGAGGAGAAAgttcaaataaaagtaaaagcGTATTGACAGATGTTAAGGGAAAAGATGAAGATAGAGGGCATACTGTTGGAGATAATATACCTCCAAAGTCTTCCTCCATGGATATCCCGAAGCCTCAAGGGTCACTGATTCAGAAAGAAGATCCAGGTTTCAAAGGAGCAGGTGTCGTTGCCGTTCCATTCGGTGAATCAGCGACGGATGTGAGGAAGGATAAATCCTCAGACAGGTGGGAACACTCGGGAGATGAGAAGAACCAATCACAGAAAAGCAAAATGTCCTTTTTTGAGAGAAAGGAAAGAGAGAATGACAAACGGAGGGAAAGTGGAAGTGTACATGAAACTGATGGCCAAGGAACTGGTTCCCTGAAGTTGCAGATGGCTACAGTCCAAGGAGGGTCTTGTGATACAAAGAGTATGGAAACAGGTGAATCATCCACACTGGGGAGAAAGTTGGATGAGCCAAGAAGGTTAGAGACAGGCGAGAAAAGGAAACTTTCATATCCTGAAATACTGGACTCTCTTAAACGTAAAAGATTTGATTTTTCTGGGATTAAGAAGAAGTTAGCAAGTAGGCAACATTTACGAACCAGTCAAGAGGCATTGACACAGGATCAAAGGAAGAAGGTAAAGGTTGAAGATAATAGAGCACCTGCAATTGAGTCTAAGCTAGGCCTGCCTTCCATATCAGTTTCCAGGCCAGAGAGAGATCCTTTGCTAGACTTGCCTACCACATCAGTATCCAGGCCAGAGAGAGATCCTTTGCTAGAGTTGCCTACCACATCAGTATCCAGGCCAGAGAGAGATCCTTTGCTAGAGTTGCCTACAACATCAGTATCCAGGCCAGAGAGAGATCCTTTGATTGGGGAAAGGTCCGAAGAAGGCACAGGAAGTTCACCATCAGTTGATGCATCCTTGACCAGatttttgaaaggaaattttCAATCAAAGCAAGGAGGAAATGAACTTGACAAGGGGGCAAATGATGCAGAATAGCCAAGAAAGGGAGGAAGTGTTTTAGATTCATAATGCCCGTCAATTTAACCTAGTGTAAGGAAGCTTGACAGGGATATGAGAGGATGGGGTAGAGTGGAGGATGGTATACCAGATAGGTCAATGGAAGCAAATTACCTTAGTTACAAAACTGGTTTATCGAAGCAAACAGCAGGGGACAGGGTGATATTGTAGTTGGAGAAGTTAATTTCTTGCAGAAAAACTCAGAGCTGAAATTGAAAACGATTCAGCAGAAAAATATACCAAAGGGAGGAACTAGCCTTATTTGATGGAGGCCATAAATGGtactgttttttgtttactGCTTGGAAACATCATAATTATATTTACCATTAAAAGTGGTGTATGATAAATTTAGAGGGGTGAATGAGAGGGACCGTGGCTGTAAAAGTCATCTGGTGATACTCTCCAATTTCTTAATAAAATAACTCATTTATACGTAGATTATGACagcaatcccccaccccccctccagtGTTGATTGATCACGTAGCAATGATGACAATGGTTTCATCcttgtattgaatatattacaTCACATGACATACAGATGTATGTGAGATAATGATGTCAAGTAACATCATTATGAAGGTTAAAGTGGTTAATGTGTATATATTGAGTAATTAGTCACTAATGAAATCCACTCTATTAAACCATGTTCAGAAACGTAAAAGGTATGCAATGAAGTAATGTATGGATATTCTTATTCAATTGTCTTTGATAATAACatggcagttatttttacaacgctTAAGAGACCATGAATATGGGCAAAAAatatggttatatttttcgggcaagtcgttacagccccccaaatcaaattgggctccttcgcctATGGGCCTGGGGGATGGGTTATCGTGGATTTTGCTCTCGCCCTTTGCAGGGGAAAAGTGAGGGGTGCACTGTTATGATAATTGTATCAGTTTTGAGGTTAACAAGGAATACGTATGATTGATAAGGTTTAGAATGTTGGAAGAACTGTTACTTATTGACAAATTGCCTTGATGTGGTCAAATTGGAGAGTAGGCCAAATTACCTTCGagaatttgtttttctctgtATCAGCTCTTACAACGTTTCAGATTGATGGCAATGGAAAATCCCTGCGTGCAGTAACCCTATGTGAGGCTCACAGGGAAATACGCTTTTATCCTCCTCAATTTCATTAGTTGACTAAGTCTCTTCAAATCGAAAAGTTTAATGGAATTTAATgatttgaaatcatttcttatttacaaaGTTAACTTGCAAAGTTAACTTTCGAAAAAAATACCTTGTACCAAAGGATTCAAAATTGCTAAAAAATACTCAGCATTTTCTTAGAATGCTGAATACTATCACCATGATGGTCATATGTTAAGGTAAAGAATTGTATCTATGTAAATATGTGCATACCAAGTTCAACACACTGTTCTTTGTATGAGGAATTTAAGTTCTGGCAACTTTGTAAATAAACAATGGATGGAAACatctggacaaaaaaaaaaaatttctcctGTTCTGGtcaaatattgatataatatctgtttcattttaaaagCAACGTGATTCAACGACAACTTATGTTGACCTGTTCTGATAGATTTCTGACTGTTATTCTGTTGTATCTGCTCAACCAACAGCCTCCaattttccacatttttttccTTGTCAAAAGGAATGTAACATATATTGAGAGCAAAAGAAGTCTATTATTTTTTTCGTGGGAGGGgaaagttcatttgaggtcagaataggtcaaagtctgaaatcctTTCTAAAGATGGCATCTCATGAAGGGGGTTTGCACTGATGACTCACACCTTGCCTGCTGGTGCCTCATAGTCGGTAGACGAGGCTGATCGTTGCTAGTGAGGGGTCATAGGTCAGTATAGGTCAACTTAtgaaagcttgtaaacatgatatctcgaAAAAAGGGAAAGTGATTCCTAATTTGCATGTTGATATCCCATAGTAAGTATGGCGTCGTTTGCTGGGCTTAACTTGGAACGATTACGTATCAAATAATGAGTTGAACACAAAGATTGCGGGACGTTGGCTGTTCTCTTCTGGGAAATGTTTTTCAACGTAAAGCAAAGTGGTGCGAACACACTGGGCGGTATGAAGGTCTAACCTCGGCTGTACTGTATGGCTTACCGTACGGCTGCAAACGCAAACCAGGCCGTCCGCATAAGCGTTGGATCGACAACTTAACCAAATTGGGCCGGTCGTTTAGCAAACCAGCTGATTGCAGATGGCAGACGTCGGATTAATATTATTAAGTGCTGTGTACCTCATAATGTGTATAATCTTCGAGGAGGTCGACGGGCCATTTTGGCTTATGACTATTGATTGTAGTAAATAGATTAAGCGTGTGGGTTTGGGTGGAAATGGAAGGTCATTGGAGGTCAGCATTGGTTAAGGGGTAAACAAGATATCCCATGCAGAAGTGATGAAGCCAGTACTTTTTTATGGGAGGAACAAGGTATTTTGAGTTCAGCATAGGCAGACCTACCAACTCTTCCGGATTAACCGGGGCCAGGTTTCCCGATTCTCAATCCAGATTCATACTTCTTCCAACTTTGTGTGTGTTATATCTTCCGGGACAATTTGATTTTTTAAGAGTTTGATTTGGACCGCGCTTTTTACAATTGTTGGGCAATTGGAGAAACTGATCACTTCGTTTtcgtgtataaatatatatgattaaaaTTGCTGATGTCATTGCAGTATTCTGCATCGCGACAATTAATACTACGTAGCCTCTATGATTGTAAAGGTGACGTGTAAATCCCCAAACCCCTACAGAAATAAAATCCCTTTTTATATAATAATcagcagcagttatttttacgacgcttaagcgagcttatggattacaacttacacgtcgggtggcttccaattcaacatatttaactcaaatttggaatcttttcaattttagaaagtcatttcagatgggaaaaccgtagattgctcttggatgaaaaacccaccttactatgacccggcagggaatcgaaccccgaacctcccgattgttAAGCCTCATTACttcactcggccacagcaccggtcgCTTATTGCTGTTGTTGGAAATTCCACACTTCTCTATATTTTACCCTAAATCTCCCGATTTCTTTGGATGGACCATTGCAAAcgtcaaatttgatcaaatcTAAGCTTTATTATGTACGCTTTCATTGGCGTAGCATGAAGCAACAGGGCCCGACGCAGCAATGGAAATGCCCCCACGCACAAGAGGAAGTCAACATTCAACCAAGTCCAACCAACCATGGTTTGAACTTGGGTGAATACCGTACTGTTTTATATATTTGGCACCACTAGACGGCGACCGGGCTAGGATATGGCGCTCTCTTGACTTTGAATTCTCCTTTCCTGTTGACCTTTGGCCGGCGGCGACCGTTTTCAGTGGATTGGGAGTTATTCTTGTCACTTTTTGCCCGCCCCTCCGTGGGGCTCGGGCCCGGGACCGCGCGACGGCCTAGTAACGCCCAGACACGTACATAGAGAGAGTTGCGGCATAGAAGGTTAAAATCAGGTGATTGAAAGTGACATTTTTTATCTGGTTACAAGTTCTTTACCGATGCTTGGCTGTACAGAGTAAAAACACTATATAGTAGGGTACCGATTCCCCTTTGGAATTACAAGAAGGCCGAGTTTCTTGTTTGTTATATAATGTCCAGTATTTTTTTGCCCTTGAGAAAGATAGAATCTTAATCATGTTCTGTACCAAGATTTCACAGTTACTTATGATTATTAAAGTTTGGAAATGTAGAGcatgtttaacagttttgtttggACTTGGTTTCTTGTGCATACCCCCTCCACAACaatcaatatctcttcaacccACACACACCCTCCCACCTCACCCTTCCCTTCGACAccattccccacccctccttacACCTCACCACCCTACCCCGATCCCTACCTGATAATAGGCAGCTGCAATTTCTGACCATCATAGCCACTCAATAGTTTATGACATAATTGATTGATACAGTGTCTAACTGAAATTTTCCACTGCTCCACGAGACATGCATTAGGGTAGTGATATAAAACACCAACAATGGTAACCCTAGGGCAGTAACAATGTTCCCTATTCCACCAACTAAaacttatattcatatatttgccaaaaattagGACATCCCCTCCCTTCCTCATATCTGCCAGTAATAAACTTTaaacttataatatataaatataaacttttaGATATATTTTTGGAATTGTGAATCACAAGTGGGAGACCAGAGTTCGAAACACACCTCCATTGTTACAATGCTCAATAATTTTGATcggggaggagaggaggggcgggaggagggtgggggctGTAAGACACCCGCCACAGGGGCCTGCACAGGATTTAAATAATTCCCACCGACAGGGTAATGACTAAAATTTTGGGGTAGGGCCAGAAGCGAAGAGAAGGGAGGGGAAATTCACTATGCTGATTCCTCTGCAGGGGGAATTGAGGTCCTCCCCCAGAAAAACAATGGGGCCAAATGGTGCATTCCGTGGAACATTTAGACCATAACTTATGTCTACATAAGCTGAAGGTTTCGTTACTAGATACTTTGTGCTTGGTTGAATAAAGATAGAAAgacggggagggggtgggggaggggaggccaCTCGTAATAGTGGTTCAATTCTTCCCCGGTTGAATGCAAACATTCTGCGACGGAACAAGTTTCCACACACTGACGATCGGAGGCGGGGAGAGGGGCAGTGTCACCCGGAGGCGATTTTTTCCCCCCCAAACAGGTGCAAATCTGTTTGGGCAAAAAAAATCGCAACCCGGAGCCCCTTCGCGCACACCACTGGCCAACCACGAACGGTCTCTGACCCACACAGTGACAACTTTTCTCTCATTCGAATAACTCTGGAAACCATCATAACGGTATCATGCTAGTTCTAAGTTTAGATAGTCTATACTGATGATATACCAGCGTAGAAACTTGAGAGAACTATACCACATGTATCAAATACACGAACATATCTCGTCGTGTTCTAAAAATAATCTTGGGACTTCCCCAACTGAAGGTATATCTAAGCTATAAATAGGCGCGTGTGTGTACGCGCCACGTAGAATTAGCACTATATCGACCGATGTTGTCAGATATTGCGGAATAACTGAATATATCAGTACACATATATTTTCGTTGTTACTGTTTGCGATATTTTGCAGAGGATCATCAAGGACTAACAAGGGATAGTGTTTGACCATAATTTTGGTCTTATCCTTTATCATACAGAATAGATGTGTTTGTATATAAAGGTGTGTTAAGGAAGGAAAGCCATATTACTTTCTTCGGTTCACGGTACTTTATTCGTTAATGAATGAAGCCGCGCTGTGCTTCGGACATATTATTTAGACACTGATGTGGAACGGTTACCCACGGTGAATGCATTCTAACACTGCTATCACCTGCATGTATAATGAAGCTCTTATGGGTCTATATATACCAGTAACACATCCAATCCCTTCTGGTATAGTAGGCCTAGAAGCCTATAGTCTTGCACGGATGCTCGAGAAAGAAAAGGGGGTAAGTTTATCTAACTGACTGGACACCAACTTAGGTTTTATTTAACTTAAGCTGCGACCCATTTTTCTTTGCTTTGCCGGTGTATTTTGCGTTGGACTAGTTTAATCCTAATATTTATGAAGCCATGTACGTAGGCATAAATTTAATGATACCGCCATCAAtcaatgataatatatatttaagatgTTTCtatgtactgtaggcctaccgGTTATAATCAATACCACTGGCTTATGCGTTTCTTATTGGCGgaagtttaaagggtgtgaagactcacgcaaagagaaacgtctaatgccggtaatctgacctagtttcgaatgaggtgtaacagaagtgttagacaccaccatcgatcccagaaaatacatgtCACACAAAGCTtgttaccgtcggtaattagacactagtgtacagtcaatacacattgctactgtcaatacccacaacacagtgtgcatagcagcgatggacatctcaggtccagataaaagataacaatgtatcacgtttcattactgtctgcattttgtagcgacaagaagaaaacttcacttgcaagcaacggatagttaactttgtcagaaggcggcacgcggtttagggcgaatcttcaatgtctttaataTGAGAAACTCATTGTAGGCCTACCTTTGATTTGCTGTTCGATAACGACATAATTGCGCCAGTGATCGATGTGCACGCAATGTCAAAGGTTTCGGGATGGACTGAATATCTTCTGCCGCCTCTCACTATACGCATACATAGGCCTATTACGATTAGGAGAAGCATGAACTGTACAAAACTCTTTCGAATAGAATTTCCGCACCATATCAGAGTTCCAACCCAGAGATTTAAGATAGAAACGCTTCCATTTCACAAGCCTTCGATTCACAGTTGTAGGCCTACCCTAGGACAACATCTACAGTTCAGACATGTTGGGTTAACTActgtatttttctctctttctttctttacatcCTGCAGTTACTGTGTTTTTCTTGTCTGGTAGTGAACTCCAATTCAAAATGGCAAGCTCGTCTGCCTGGACAGCCATCAACGAAGACTACTTCGAATGTCCTATTTGCTTAGACACTTTCAGTGAACCGAAAGTACTACCGTGTCTTCATCGGTTCTGTTACGACTGTTTGGATGGAGTTATGAAAGGTAGTAAGAGGACTTTTAACTGCCCTATGTGTAAGCATGTCTGTCAAATACCACGCGACGGTGTCGATGGTTTTAAAACTGATTTTCACTTGGTGGGAATGCAGTCGTTTATTCAACAGCAGATACCATGTGAAGATTCTTCAATGTGTGAACTATTGGACCAGTTCCACGAGAAAATACAAGCCCAATGTCATGAGCACGTTGAGAGTCTATCTGAAACTTGCTGTAGAACGTGTGGTAACATACCTGTCTGCAAGACATGTGTTACAACTGGTATTCACACGGACCATGAACTGATTGATATCATTGAAATACTGTGTCTACAGAGAGAGAAACTACGATACAAGCTTAGTGTATTAGAAAAGCGTCCAGCGGATATATGCAAGTTGCGTACAAAGATTGAAGGTGTCTTGGAAGAAGAACGAAAACACAGTACTGTTAATATAAAGAAGAACTTGCAAAGACGGCATGAAGCAGATATCAGCGAGATTGAGAATAGGAAGTCTATAAATTTaaaggaaagaataaaaaaggaTGAAGATGTCGATGCTATGGAGGCAAATGAAATCAGGAAATTGGAAGCTGAAGAGAAGAGAGAAATACAACTTATAAAATTGAAGTATGTTAAATTAAGAAAGGAAAAACTAACTCcctttgaagaagaaagaaaagaaatcagaTTAATTTACAGCCAAAAAGAAGCACTCTTGATGAACATTATCCATAAGCTGGAAGAGGAACTACAGAGAAAGCAAGACGCCATCGATTTACGAGCAGTCGAAAATGGCGAAGAGCTTAACCGAGTCTCGAACCATCTTTTCGGTTACATCAATAAACTTGAAGACATGATGGAAACCGGGAATAGTTTGTTCGGATCAAATAATGCTTGGGAAGAAGCAAGATCTCTCCGAGATAAGGATAGCAGCTGTGACAAACTTCTCAGAGACATAGAGGAGAAAATATCTGAGGCAGAGGCACTGTGTAAATTTGTAATCAAGGATTAAGATTTTGTTTTCGGAAACTAATGACTGTGACGTGTTATCACATATCAACAGAATCAATTTGCTTAAAGAAGGAGAATAAAATCCAATGAGAAAAGCATGTTGATagttaaaacaagaaaaaaaattagtgtCTTTATGCTTAATGACTGGTGATGGAATTGAAACATCCAACACTTTGCGACTGAAATCTCACTTTATTATATatcatgtaaaaacaaaaattctttgACTTTGTATTATAATGAAGTTTGGAAAAGCGTTTCACTATGTCATCAGGGTAACATCATAAATTGTTTATCAAAGGGGACGAGGGGTGGAGAGGGGTGTGTCTTTATGGCCCGTTGTATGAAACTAAACATGAAACTGTTGATTCTTTATATTCAACTTTTATTTGAACCACCTCTTTACAGGGCTTTACCAAAGACATTTTTCTTTATGTGCTCATAGGGTCTATTAAGAGCTACACTCGGAACAGAGAAGCAACCATCATAGTAATGATATATATAGTGTTATCGATGAAAACTCTTCAAATAGACTTTTCCCCCATATTAACGTTCACGGCGCACAGTTTCTATACGGCACTTTTCAAATTCAGTCACTCATATCATGTAACCCTCAGACGAAGCGAGGGTGATATTTCTATAGGGGACAATGTATAGTGCTGCAgcgaggggtgtgggggggggggtaggggagtgtcggttgggtgggggagggcatTAAGGAGGAAGTCTAAGCACCAGTTAGCGAAAGGGGGAgtctggagggggggggggctgcatcATTTTCAGATTCATGTTCTTTCTTAGTAATTGTCCAGCTCAATTATATGTTGAAAAGAGTAACCGACTATAATATTTCTGTCCAATATATATTTCCCTCTTGTATTTGTTAAGCAACATTTGGAATGGGGTGAGTGGGACTGGTGATGGGAGATGATCATTTACAAGTGTTTTTACGTTATATAAATATCCCTCATTCAAAgtgttttgaaacaaatcatGCAAGACCCAACATACCCTTTATTTGAACACTACATTTACAACCGCTCTGGACTGCGTTTATGCCCACCACGTAGCCTACATTTAGGGCccgctacagatactcatttgtgcctaaCTCTAAGATAAGTTTCTcatttgtaggacttgctgtatatttGTTGTATTACTGCATATGTATcacagtctattgatacttatactattacttttctttttttctttctgttttcgtTTACtacctgtgtaagccgaatttccgattgtggacaataaattcataTTCAATTCAATATGCCGCTCCCTTATCAACACAATAATTGATTGGAATAGTCAGAGGAACAGCGATAAGGCAacaactgggggggggggggggctgaagactgatggccggcctgggggattggtctaaggagaggggtgtccccctcccgtttggaattgttttgcatttccaggtggccgcagatgcaatttggtgcaatactagcacatttcaacaccc is from Apostichopus japonicus isolate 1M-3 chromosome 16, ASM3797524v1, whole genome shotgun sequence and encodes:
- the LOC139982585 gene encoding tripartite motif-containing protein 3-like: MASSSAWTAINEDYFECPICLDTFSEPKVLPCLHRFCYDCLDGVMKGSKRTFNCPMCKHVCQIPRDGVDGFKTDFHLVGMQSFIQQQIPCEDSSMCELLDQFHEKIQAQCHEHVESLSETCCRTCGNIPVCKTCVTTGIHTDHELIDIIEILCLQREKLRYKLSVLEKRPADICKLRTKIEGVLEEERKHSTVNIKKNLQRRHEADISEIENRKSINLKERIKKDEDVDAMEANEIRKLEAEEKREIQLIKLKYVKLRKEKLTPFEEERKEIRLIYSQKEALLMNIIHKLEEELQRKQDAIDLRAVENGEELNRVSNHLFGYINKLEDMMETGNSLFGSNNAWEEARSLRDKDSSCDKLLRDIEEKISEAEALCKFVIKD